The window GAGACTGTTTTTCCATGCTTCATCGACTGAAATTTCTGTCGATAAAATCGTTTCTGCAAAAGTAAGGAACAACTGGGAGACAGGGAATCCGAACTGATGACCGATTTTTCTCGCTGCTTCATGCAAAGGGGTATGCCCGTACATAATTTCCGCCTCCAACGACTGCAACGCCGCGATCATCATTTTCAATTGCTTCGTCCGATCGGCTAATTGTTTTGCTTGTTCGAATCCGAACCAGCAAGCGGACCCCAGAATCAAGATGGCACCAATCCATTTCATCCTTTTTCCACCCTCATTTGGCGGGACAGCCGTTGCCCTTTTTCTCCTCTAATGACGGAAATAGTACCGGGACCTTTTTCTCGTGTCAGTTCCACATACCTTTCGATTAATTGCCGATTGACAATATCAGCAAGAAGAGGGCGTTTTTGAATCTCTTCAAGAGAATCTCCGTGTGTCGTCATGACAAGCTTTACCCCTGCATTGACCGCTTCCAGCACAGCCATTCGATCCTCTTCCCGCCCGATTTCATCTACTACTAAAACATCCGGACTCATCGAACGAATCATCATCATCATGCCTTCCGCTTTTGGACATGCATCCAACACATCCACTCTTGGTCCAAAGGAAAGCTGAGGAATCCCAAACATACAGCCGGCGATTTCGGAACGTTCATCGACAATTCCTACTTTTAAGGGTGGAATATTCAATTGGTCACAACCGGTCGAAACGACTCTGGCGATATCACGGAGAAGAGTCGTTTTTCCTGTCTGGGGAGCCCCGATAATCATCGTATGTTTCCATCCTTTTTCAAATAAAAAAGGGATAAGAGGACGTGAAATCCCTATGATCTCCCGGGCAATTCTTATATTAAAAGAGGACAAATGGCGCAATCCCTTGACTTGTCCATTTTCAAGGATGACTTTTCCCGCCAGCCCCACTCGATGCCCTCCTTCGATGGTAATGTACCCCCGTTTCAATTCTTCTTCCAGCGTATAAAAAGAATGGTGGCTTATTTTACTCATAAACGTTTCCCCGTCCTCTTTCGTGACAACATGAGAAAGAAACAGGGGGCGTCCCTTGACAGCGATCTCAAGCGGACGACCAATTCTCATACGGATTTCTTCCACTTTCATCCAATAGTTGTCGGGCAGTCGCTTCATTTCATCCGCAATTGTCTTTGGCAAATAATCAAAAATTTCTTCCACATTCATTCCTCCTAGTACAAGCCCCCTCTACTACAAATATATTTTCGATCGAAGGAAGTATGACTTCATTTCACCCAAATCCAAAAGCAGGAAAAAAAGAAGCCAGATCAAAATCCATAAAAGGATCTTGATCTGGCTTCCTTCAACTTAAAATGTAGTATGATTACGCTCTTGAAACGTATGAGCCGTCTGATGTGTTAATAACGAGTTTGTCGCCTTCATTTACAAAGAACGGAACTTGTACGACAAGCCCTGTTTCAAGCGTTGCTGGTTTTGTACCGCCTGATGCTGTATCTCCTTTAACTCCTGGTTCCGTTTCCACGACCGTCAATTCCACTGTATTCGGAAGTTCCACACCGATTGTTTCTCCTTGATACATCATAATGAAAACTTCCATATTTTCTTTTAAGAATTTTAATTCGTACTCGATTTGGGAGCTGCTTAATTCGATTTGTTCGTATGTTTCATTATCCATGAAAACGTGTTGATCGCCGTTTGCATACAAGTATTGCATTTTTCGATTATCAATTTGTGCTCTTTCTACTTTTTCGCCGGCGCGAAACGTTTTTTCTTGAATGGCGCCTGTGCGCAAGTTGCGCAGCTTCGAACGAACGAATGCCGCTCCTTTACCCGGTTTCACGTGCTGGAAATCCAGTACGCGCCAAATTTCTCCATCAACTTCAATCGTCAAACCTGTTCGAAAATCATTTACTGAAATCATGTATGGCTTCCTCCTGTAATTTACAAAATAATCAATTCTTTTGTTGAATGCGTGATCGTTTCATTGCCGCTGCTCGTGATAATCGTATCGTCTTCAATGCGGACTCCGCCAAGACCGGGCACATAGATCCCCGGTTCAACCGTTACAACCATTCCCGGCTGCAGCACAATATCCGAACGCATAGACAATAAAGGCTTTTCATGAACTTCCAATCCAATTCCATGACCAAGAGAATGGCCAAATCGATCGCCGAAACCTTTTTCTGCTATGTAGTTTCTCGCAATCGCGTCTGCTTCTTTCCCGGTCATTCCCGGTTTTATTTTTTCCACCGCCAACAATTGAGCCTCGAGAACAATTTGATAAATGTTTTTCAAATCGTCGGAAGGCTCGCCAACGGCTACCGTGCGAGTAATATCGGAAACATATCCTTTGTAAAGGGCTCCATAGTCAAGAGTGACTAAGTCCCCTTTTTCGATGATTTTATCGCTGGCCACTCCGTGCGGCAAAGCGGATCTTTTTCCTGAAGCAACGATCGTATCAAACGAAGAAGAAGTTGCCCCGCACTTTCTCATAAAGAACTCAAGTTCATTGGCGACTTCAAGCTCAGTGATTCCCGGTTTGATAAAGTCCAAAATATGTTTAAACGCAGCATCGGCAATATCGGCAGCTTCCTTTAATATCTTAATCTCTGATTCGCTCTTAATCAAGCGCAAGTTTTCGATGATATCACCGACAGGAACTAGCTCGCCTTTAAAAGCTTTCTGATAGTCTTGATAATTGGAAAAGGTTAAGTAATCTTTTTCAAAGCCTAATTTTTGAATGCCTAGCTTTTCAGCCTGTTTCGCCACTTCTTCATGAATGGGAACGGCATGTTGGACAATTTCATATCCTTTTGCCTGATTCCCTGCTTGTTCCACGTAGCGAAAATCGGTAATAAATAAAGCTTTTTCCTCAGAAATAAGCGCTACTCCGCTCGTTCCGGTGAAATTTGTCATATAGCGTCGATTAAAGGGGCTTGTCACTAGCATCCCATCAATACCGGCTTGAGCAAATTGTTCACGAAGTCTTTTGATTTTTTCCATTAAGATTCTCTCCCCTGTATGTACTGAATAATGGCTTGAAGCGCCAACTCATAACCCAGTGCCCCCAATCCGACAATTTGACCAATGACTTCGGGAGCGATGACAGAATGGTGTCGAAAGGATTCACGTCGATGTATGTTTGACAAATGAACTTCTATCACCGGGACTTGAACGGAAGCTATTGCATCTCTTAGCGCATAGCTGTAATGCGTAAAAGCCCCTGGATTGAAAATGACGCCTTCTATCCCTTCGTCTTCTGCTTGATGAATGCGGTCAATCAGGGCCCCTTCATAGTTAGATTGGAAACAAACCACCTCTGCTCCAAACTCTTTTCCTTTTTCCCGAACTCTTTTCTCAATGGAATCCAATGTTTCGGTTCCATAAATCGCCGGTTCTCGTTTTCCTAAACGATTTAAGTTCGGGCCGTTTAATAAAAGTATATGCACAGCGACCACCTTATTGAAAAAGATTTCTTTAAAACATTTTATCACAAATATCCCATATCTTTCATTAGCCTTCTCTGAAAGACCACACTTTTCCGTTGGGGGAGAGCGTATAATAAACAGGAAGCTTTTAACTATGACCTATTATTGATTTTCTTGTTTTTGAAGCTTTTTATAATATTGACCATATACTTCTCCATATTGATAAGAAATGGAAAATCCGACAAATAAGCCATAAAGCGAATAGAGACAAAGACTTGTCACATAAGTATGAAAAGAAATGTGTTTCCAATGTTTTATGCCGGGAAAAATTGGGTTGAAAATAAATATGACAACCAAAAACAAGGCAATCCCATATCCTACTCCCATCCACATAGATTTTATTTTTTTGAAGCAAAGATAGTAGATAAAGGCCGCTAGAATCGAAACGATTCCATAAGCGAACAATGTCATGAAAAAACCAATCCATGTTTCCCGCCATTTTCCTACAGTAAACGGTTCCAGCAAAACATTCGGTTCAATCGTGGTAAAATGAAACCAGTAGGCAAAATAAGCCACAAAACTCCATAACAATCCTCCAAAAAAGCCTGTAACGGCCACATATGCAAACATTGACATCGTTGGCTGACTGTGTTCTGATTGATTCTTTCCATTTGCATTTCCGTCCATGTTGCTCACCTCCATTTGACGTGAACGTTTCGCTTCATCATAAAGATTCTCACCTTACTTGCATCTGACATATTCCCTTGATTATTTTGTGAATAATGACCAAAATGAATTCGCTAACCTATCTGTAAGTCGTTTGGAAGGATTATTTATCATCGTGAAGTTCCTAAACACGCATGATTCAAGACCAAAGCTATTTCCTCCTTCACCACGAAGCCTCTTCTATTGAAGTCCTCTTTTAATATGCCCTATCTAAAAAAACTTTTTCGTCCTTTCGTGCAGACCTTTCCTTATTCAGAAAAGAAAGTTAAAATAGGGATAACAAAAGTTTACGATGAGCGAGGGATTCCATTGAAACAAACAAAGCCTTTATATGGAGGCCAAGCCGTAATCGAAGGAGTGATGTTTGGGGGTAGACACTTTACGGTCACCGCTGTCAGGAAAAAAGACGGTGAAATGGAGTTT of the Bacillus smithii genome contains:
- the aroQ gene encoding type II 3-dehydroquinate dehydratase, with protein sequence MHILLLNGPNLNRLGKREPAIYGTETLDSIEKRVREKGKEFGAEVVCFQSNYEGALIDRIHQAEDEGIEGVIFNPGAFTHYSYALRDAIASVQVPVIEVHLSNIHRRESFRHHSVIAPEVIGQIVGLGALGYELALQAIIQYIQGRES
- the efp gene encoding elongation factor P; translation: MISVNDFRTGLTIEVDGEIWRVLDFQHVKPGKGAAFVRSKLRNLRTGAIQEKTFRAGEKVERAQIDNRKMQYLYANGDQHVFMDNETYEQIELSSSQIEYELKFLKENMEVFIMMYQGETIGVELPNTVELTVVETEPGVKGDTASGGTKPATLETGLVVQVPFFVNEGDKLVINTSDGSYVSRA
- the spoIIIAB gene encoding stage III sporulation protein SpoIIIAB, whose amino-acid sequence is MKWIGAILILGSACWFGFEQAKQLADRTKQLKMMIAALQSLEAEIMYGHTPLHEAARKIGHQFGFPVSQLFLTFAETILSTEISVDEAWKNSLHFIRNKAAFKRPEYEIIEQFGGSLGKHDLLTQQKHILLTLAHLQREEEEARENQKKYEKMYKSLSILVGLLLVLLLF
- a CDS encoding M24 family metallopeptidase, producing the protein MEKIKRLREQFAQAGIDGMLVTSPFNRRYMTNFTGTSGVALISEEKALFITDFRYVEQAGNQAKGYEIVQHAVPIHEEVAKQAEKLGIQKLGFEKDYLTFSNYQDYQKAFKGELVPVGDIIENLRLIKSESEIKILKEAADIADAAFKHILDFIKPGITELEVANELEFFMRKCGATSSSFDTIVASGKRSALPHGVASDKIIEKGDLVTLDYGALYKGYVSDITRTVAVGEPSDDLKNIYQIVLEAQLLAVEKIKPGMTGKEADAIARNYIAEKGFGDRFGHSLGHGIGLEVHEKPLLSMRSDIVLQPGMVVTVEPGIYVPGLGGVRIEDDTIITSSGNETITHSTKELIIL
- the spoIIIAA gene encoding stage III sporulation protein AA gives rise to the protein MEEIFDYLPKTIADEMKRLPDNYWMKVEEIRMRIGRPLEIAVKGRPLFLSHVVTKEDGETFMSKISHHSFYTLEEELKRGYITIEGGHRVGLAGKVILENGQVKGLRHLSSFNIRIAREIIGISRPLIPFLFEKGWKHTMIIGAPQTGKTTLLRDIARVVSTGCDQLNIPPLKVGIVDERSEIAGCMFGIPQLSFGPRVDVLDACPKAEGMMMMIRSMSPDVLVVDEIGREEDRMAVLEAVNAGVKLVMTTHGDSLEEIQKRPLLADIVNRQLIERYVELTREKGPGTISVIRGEKGQRLSRQMRVEKG
- a CDS encoding YqhR family membrane protein produces the protein MDGNANGKNQSEHSQPTMSMFAYVAVTGFFGGLLWSFVAYFAYWFHFTTIEPNVLLEPFTVGKWRETWIGFFMTLFAYGIVSILAAFIYYLCFKKIKSMWMGVGYGIALFLVVIFIFNPIFPGIKHWKHISFHTYVTSLCLYSLYGLFVGFSISYQYGEVYGQYYKKLQKQENQ